A genome region from Coprococcus phoceensis includes the following:
- the hisC gene encoding histidinol-phosphate transaminase, producing the protein MRVFENNIRKVEPYVPGEQPQGNVIKLNTNENPYPPAPGVRTALQNMDTDLMRRYPDPTAGELVHTLAEYYGVKDEQVFVGVGSDDVLAMCFLTFFNSQKPILFPDITYSFYKVWAELYRIPYECPQVDSQFRIVKEDYYKENGGVIFPNPNAPTSIYEELDFVEDILQHNQDVIVIVDEAYIDFAGKSAMELIDRYDNLIVVQTFSKARSMAGMRIGYAISNPTLIKYLNDAKYSFNSYTMNQTSLVCGVEAVKDRIYFEEQTAKIIETREWSKKELSALGFVFPDSRSNFIFAKHPEFDAKELFEALKKEDIYVRFLGGSRIKDYLRISIGTRQEMEMLISFLKTYIEERKEIKTC; encoded by the coding sequence ATGAGAGTATTTGAAAACAATATCAGAAAAGTAGAGCCGTATGTTCCGGGAGAACAGCCACAGGGAAATGTGATCAAATTGAATACAAATGAAAATCCGTATCCGCCGGCGCCGGGAGTGCGCACGGCGCTTCAGAATATGGATACAGACCTGATGCGCCGTTATCCGGATCCAACGGCAGGAGAACTCGTACATACATTGGCGGAATATTATGGTGTGAAGGATGAACAGGTATTTGTGGGGGTTGGCTCGGATGATGTGCTGGCAATGTGTTTTCTCACATTTTTCAATTCCCAAAAACCAATTTTGTTTCCGGATATTACCTATTCTTTTTACAAAGTGTGGGCAGAGCTTTACCGGATTCCATATGAGTGTCCACAGGTTGATTCACAGTTCCGTATTGTAAAAGAAGATTACTACAAAGAAAATGGCGGTGTTATTTTCCCGAATCCGAATGCTCCGACTTCAATCTATGAAGAGTTGGATTTTGTGGAGGATATTCTGCAGCACAATCAGGATGTGATCGTGATTGTGGATGAGGCGTATATTGATTTTGCGGGGAAATCGGCGATGGAGCTGATTGACCGATATGACAATCTGATTGTCGTGCAGACATTTTCGAAAGCTCGTTCTATGGCAGGAATGCGTATTGGTTATGCCATCAGCAATCCGACCTTGATCAAATATCTCAATGATGCGAAATATTCTTTCAATTCTTATACGATGAATCAGACGTCGCTGGTCTGTGGCGTGGAGGCAGTGAAAGACAGAATATACTTTGAAGAGCAGACAGCAAAGATCATAGAGACTAGAGAGTGGTCAAAAAAGGAACTTTCTGCGCTTGGATTTGTATTTCCGGATTCCAGATCTAACTTTATCTTTGCAAAGCATCCTGAATTCGACGCAAAAGAATTGTTTGAAGCCTTGAAAAAAGAGGACATCTATGTTAGATTTTTAGGAGGTTCCAGAATCAAAGATTATTTAAGGAT
- the prfA gene encoding peptide chain release factor 1, producing MFDKLDDLLIRFEELMSELQEPDVANDQNRFRKLMKEQSDLAPIVEAYNEYKSAKQAITDSEEMLEMESDEEMRELAKEELSSSKKRVEELEHELKILLLPKDPNDDKNIMVEIRAGAGGDESALFAAEVYRMYVHYAESRHWKTEMISFSENGIGGFKEVVFMVSGQGVYSRMKYESGVHRVQRVPETESGGRIHTSTITVAVMPEAEEVDVVIDEKDIRIDVMRASGNGGQCVNTTDSAVRLTHYPTGIVIYSQTEKSQLQNKEKAFRLLRSKLYELELEKQQSAEAEARRSQIGTGDRSEKIRTYNFPQGRVTEHRIKLTLYKIDNIMNGDLDEIIDSLIAADQAAKLANMNE from the coding sequence ATGTTTGATAAATTAGATGATTTGCTTATTCGTTTTGAAGAGCTTATGAGTGAACTGCAGGAACCGGATGTGGCAAACGATCAGAATCGTTTCAGAAAATTGATGAAAGAGCAATCAGATCTTGCTCCGATTGTAGAAGCATACAATGAATATAAGAGTGCGAAGCAGGCAATCACAGACAGTGAAGAGATGTTGGAGATGGAGTCTGACGAAGAGATGCGCGAGCTTGCAAAAGAGGAGCTTTCTTCTTCTAAAAAGCGTGTGGAAGAGCTGGAGCATGAATTGAAGATTTTACTTCTTCCAAAAGACCCGAACGATGATAAGAACATTATGGTCGAGATCCGCGCGGGTGCAGGTGGAGATGAATCTGCATTGTTTGCGGCAGAAGTGTACCGTATGTATGTGCATTATGCGGAGAGCAGGCATTGGAAGACCGAGATGATTTCATTTAGTGAAAATGGGATCGGAGGATTCAAAGAAGTTGTATTTATGGTAAGTGGTCAAGGTGTATATTCACGAATGAAATATGAAAGTGGTGTACATCGTGTGCAGCGTGTTCCGGAGACAGAATCCGGCGGACGTATCCACACTTCTACAATCACTGTGGCAGTCATGCCGGAGGCGGAAGAAGTGGATGTTGTCATTGATGAAAAAGATATCCGTATCGATGTTATGCGTGCGTCCGGAAATGGTGGACAGTGTGTCAATACAACTGACTCAGCGGTTCGTCTGACTCACTACCCGACAGGAATTGTAATTTACAGCCAGACAGAAAAATCACAGTTACAGAACAAGGAAAAAGCGTTCCGTTTACTTCGTTCAAAGCTGTATGAGTTAGAGTTGGAAAAACAGCAGTCAGCAGAGGCGGAAGCAAGAAGAAGCCAGATTGGTACAGGAGATCGTTCTGAAAAGATCAGAACATACAACTTCCCACAGGGACGTGTGACAGAACACCGTATCAAATTGACGTTGTATAAGATTGATAATATTATGAATGGAGATCTGGACGAGATCATAGATAGCCTGATTGCGGCAGACCAGGCAGCGAAACTGGCGAATATGAATGAATAG
- a CDS encoding pyridoxal phosphate-dependent aminotransferase, giving the protein MIAEKMKNMVANSSAIRAMFEEGNRLAQIYGAENVFDFSLGNPNVPAPEAVKQAMIEILNEEDPVALHGYTNSNAGYADVRQAVADSLNERFETAFSGNNIVMTVGAAGGLNVALKILLNPGDEVIAFAPYFGEYRSYTANFDGVLVEVSPNTENFQPKLDEFEQKITAKTKAVIVNTPNNPTGVVYSEETIQKLAAIMETKQKEFGTDIYLISDEPYRELAYDGVEVPYLTKYYNNTIVGYSYSKSLSLPGERIGYLVIPDEVADSEDLISAASVATRILGFVNAPTLQQKVVKKCLNEKTDISYYDRNRETLYNGLSELGFECIKPEGAFYLFVKSPMADEKAFCQAAKKYNILIVPGSSFACPGYVRIAYCVSHETIVNSLPKFKELAKEYF; this is encoded by the coding sequence ATGATAGCAGAAAAGATGAAAAATATGGTGGCAAACAGCTCCGCAATCCGTGCGATGTTCGAGGAGGGGAATCGTCTGGCACAGATTTATGGAGCGGAGAATGTGTTTGATTTTAGTCTTGGGAACCCGAATGTCCCGGCTCCGGAGGCTGTAAAACAGGCAATGATTGAGATTTTGAATGAAGAAGATCCGGTGGCGCTTCACGGCTATACGAACAGCAATGCAGGCTATGCAGATGTGAGACAGGCAGTGGCAGATTCATTAAATGAGCGGTTTGAGACAGCATTTTCCGGAAATAACATTGTCATGACAGTTGGAGCGGCAGGTGGACTTAATGTAGCGTTGAAGATTTTGCTGAATCCGGGAGACGAAGTGATCGCGTTTGCACCATATTTTGGAGAATACAGAAGTTACACAGCAAATTTTGATGGTGTGCTTGTCGAGGTTTCTCCTAATACAGAAAATTTCCAGCCGAAACTTGATGAGTTTGAGCAGAAGATTACGGCAAAGACGAAGGCGGTTATCGTAAATACACCGAATAATCCGACCGGAGTTGTGTATTCAGAGGAGACGATTCAAAAGCTGGCTGCTATCATGGAAACAAAACAAAAAGAATTTGGAACAGATATCTATCTGATTTCCGATGAACCGTATCGTGAACTGGCATATGATGGTGTGGAGGTACCATATCTGACAAAATACTATAACAATACAATCGTCGGTTATTCTTATAGCAAATCGCTTTCGCTGCCGGGCGAACGAATTGGATATCTTGTGATTCCGGATGAGGTGGCAGACAGTGAAGACTTGATTTCAGCAGCGAGTGTGGCAACACGTATTTTAGGGTTTGTCAACGCACCGACTTTGCAGCAGAAGGTCGTAAAAAAATGTTTGAATGAAAAGACAGATATTTCTTACTATGACAGAAACAGAGAGACACTTTACAACGGTTTGTCAGAGCTTGGATTTGAATGCATTAAGCCGGAAGGAGCTTTTTATCTGTTTGTGAAATCACCGATGGCAGATGAGAAGGCGTTCTGTCAGGCGGCGAAAAAATATAATATACTGATCGTTCCGGGAAGTTCTTTTGCATGTCCTGGATATGTGCGTATCGCATATTGCGTATCGCATGAGACCATTGTAAATTCACTGCCGAAATTTAAAGAACTTGCAAAAGAGTACTTCTAA
- a CDS encoding DUF2156 domain-containing protein has protein sequence MEEIQFKRPEIEDRELIESYFRKYPSRSCERTFVNVFLWSRHYKVTFAEIEHTIVFKSEDHGLAFAYPVGAAEDVKRVLEFLMEYSAKKEAPFVLYNVTEDNFRQLEEWYPGQYQIEYNRDIADYVYESEKLATLSGKKLHAKRNHINKFKATFDDWCYEPITKENVEECFQMALKWRNESGCEEDVEKNAEMCVTLNSLRLFEELELKGGLLRVNGEIVAFTMGEPISEDTFVVHIEKAFADVQGAYPMINQQFVEHECMNYKYVNREEDTGAEGLRKAKLSYRPVFLVEKGVVTKKSES, from the coding sequence ATGGAAGAAATTCAGTTTAAACGACCGGAAATAGAAGACCGCGAACTTATAGAGTCCTATTTTCGGAAATATCCGAGCCGCAGCTGTGAGAGAACATTTGTCAATGTATTTTTATGGTCAAGACACTATAAAGTGACATTTGCAGAGATAGAACATACGATTGTATTCAAATCAGAGGATCACGGTCTGGCGTTTGCCTATCCGGTAGGAGCCGCGGAGGATGTGAAACGGGTGCTTGAATTTTTGATGGAATATAGTGCAAAAAAAGAGGCGCCATTTGTGTTATATAATGTAACGGAGGATAACTTCAGACAACTGGAGGAGTGGTATCCGGGACAGTACCAGATTGAGTACAACAGAGATATTGCTGATTATGTGTATGAATCGGAAAAACTTGCGACATTGTCCGGCAAAAAACTTCATGCGAAACGAAATCATATCAACAAATTTAAGGCGACATTTGATGACTGGTGTTATGAGCCGATCACAAAGGAGAATGTAGAAGAATGTTTCCAGATGGCGTTGAAGTGGAGAAATGAAAGCGGATGTGAGGAAGATGTGGAAAAGAATGCAGAGATGTGCGTGACACTCAATTCGCTGCGTTTGTTTGAAGAACTGGAATTGAAAGGAGGACTTCTTCGGGTAAATGGAGAGATTGTGGCATTTACCATGGGAGAGCCGATCAGTGAAGATACGTTTGTGGTTCATATTGAGAAGGCATTTGCGGATGTGCAGGGAGCGTATCCAATGATCAATCAGCAATTTGTAGAGCATGAATGTATGAATTACAAATATGTGAACCGCGAGGAAGATACAGGAGCTGAGGGACTTCGCAAGGCGAAATTGTCTTACCGCCCGGTATTCCTTGTAGAAAAAGGCGTTGTTACAAAAAAATCAGAATCATAA
- the rpmE gene encoding 50S ribosomal protein L31 → MREGIHPEYHQATVTCNCGNTFVTGSTKEDIHVEICSKCHPFYTGQQKAAQARGRVDKFNKKYGIQE, encoded by the coding sequence ATGAGAGAAGGAATACATCCAGAATACCATCAAGCAACAGTAACATGTAACTGTGGGAACACATTTGTAACAGGATCTACAAAAGAAGATATCCACGTAGAAATTTGTTCAAAATGTCATCCATTCTACACAGGACAACAAAAAGCTGCTCAGGCTCGTGGTCGTGTTGATAAGTTTAACAAAAAATACGGAATTCAGGAATAA
- the prmC gene encoding peptide chain release factor N(5)-glutamine methyltransferase — protein MTLKEAYEYGRERLNAAGIEECSVDAWYLLEFVTGLDRTAYFLKPDEKITDEQGSLYKAYLEQRAQHIPLQHITGVQEFMGLEFAVNEHVLVPRQDTETLVECVLSYVQPQMKVLDMCTGSGCILISLMKLGKIAQGVGADISDEALKTAKKNAEKHQVEPLLIKSDLFENIVDKYDVIVSNPPYIRTAVIEELKEEVRCHDPILALDGKEDGLYFYRKLIEQSPMYLKKGGMLYFEIGHDQGQDVKCLMEKAGFEDVMVKKDLAGLDRVVFGVYNIAEGEHIEKGI, from the coding sequence ATGACATTGAAAGAAGCGTATGAATATGGCCGGGAGCGATTAAACGCAGCTGGGATTGAAGAGTGTTCTGTTGATGCATGGTATCTGCTTGAATTTGTCACAGGGCTTGACAGAACAGCATATTTTTTGAAGCCGGATGAGAAGATCACGGATGAGCAGGGCTCTTTATATAAAGCCTATCTGGAGCAGAGGGCGCAGCATATTCCACTTCAGCATATCACAGGTGTTCAGGAATTTATGGGATTGGAATTTGCGGTCAATGAACATGTCCTTGTTCCAAGGCAAGACACGGAGACGTTGGTGGAATGTGTGCTGTCTTATGTTCAGCCACAGATGAAAGTGCTGGATATGTGTACCGGTTCCGGTTGTATACTGATCAGTCTGATGAAATTAGGAAAGATCGCGCAGGGAGTGGGAGCAGATATTTCAGACGAAGCTCTGAAGACAGCAAAAAAAAATGCCGAGAAACATCAGGTGGAACCACTGTTGATAAAAAGCGATTTATTTGAAAATATTGTGGATAAGTATGATGTGATTGTGTCAAATCCACCATATATCAGAACAGCGGTGATTGAAGAATTAAAAGAAGAGGTGAGATGCCACGATCCGATTCTTGCTCTTGACGGAAAAGAGGATGGACTTTATTTTTATAGAAAATTGATAGAACAAAGTCCGATGTATCTGAAAAAAGGTGGAATGTTGTATTTTGAGATTGGACATGATCAGGGGCAGGATGTAAAATGTCTGATGGAAAAAGCCGGATTTGAGGATGTGATGGTGAAAAAGGACCTCGCAGGACTTGACCGGGTTGTCTTTGGCGTGTACAATATTGCAGAAGGTGAACACATAGAAAAAGGTATATAG
- a CDS encoding DUF1385 domain-containing protein, which produces MKSSNIGGQAVLEGIMMKNGKDYAVAVRKPDKEIEVKKDEYRSFIKWEKLTKIPFIRGIFNFIDSMVLGMKTLTYSASFYEEEETSRVLTEEEAKKQEKKENVLMGITVAVSIVLAMGIFMVLPYFISGLFDKVISSRFIKSVIEGLIRIAIFIGYILLISRMKDIQRVFMYHGAEHKCINCIEHGLELNVENVRKSSKQHKRCGTSFLFFVLFVSIIVCFFITVESPVLRVVLRIALIPLIAGISYEMIRLAGNSDNPVVELLSKPGLALQNLTTKEPEDDMIEVAIKAVEEVFDWKEYLRENFGADVR; this is translated from the coding sequence ATGAAATCATCAAACATAGGCGGTCAGGCTGTACTCGAAGGAATTATGATGAAAAACGGCAAGGACTATGCGGTTGCAGTGCGAAAGCCTGACAAAGAGATTGAAGTCAAAAAAGACGAATATAGGAGTTTTATAAAGTGGGAAAAGCTCACTAAGATTCCGTTTATCAGAGGAATTTTTAATTTTATAGATTCCATGGTATTAGGTATGAAGACGCTTACTTATTCAGCCAGCTTTTATGAAGAGGAGGAGACGTCACGTGTCTTGACGGAGGAAGAAGCAAAGAAACAGGAGAAAAAGGAAAATGTGCTTATGGGAATTACCGTGGCAGTTTCGATTGTGCTGGCGATGGGAATATTTATGGTGCTGCCATATTTTATTTCCGGTTTGTTTGACAAAGTTATTTCCTCCAGATTTATAAAGTCTGTCATAGAAGGTTTGATCAGAATTGCTATTTTTATCGGCTATATCTTGCTCATTTCTCGGATGAAGGATATACAGAGGGTTTTTATGTACCACGGTGCAGAGCATAAATGTATCAATTGCATTGAGCACGGATTAGAGTTGAATGTGGAGAATGTAAGAAAAAGTTCGAAGCAGCACAAACGTTGTGGAACAAGCTTTCTGTTTTTTGTGTTGTTTGTCAGCATCATTGTATGTTTTTTTATTACCGTAGAATCTCCGGTGCTAAGAGTTGTGCTCCGTATTGCGCTGATTCCACTGATTGCAGGAATTTCTTATGAGATGATTCGTTTGGCGGGAAACAGCGACAATCCAGTCGTAGAGCTTTTGAGTAAACCGGGACTGGCGCTTCAGAATCTGACGACAAAAGAGCCGGAAGACGATATGATCGAAGTGGCAATCAAGGCAGTGGAGGAAGTATTTGACTGGAAAGAATATCTGAGAGAAAATTTTGGAGCGGATGTAAGATGA
- a CDS encoding ABC transporter ATP-binding protein, translating to MREKLKKLFSYYKPYRVLFYSDMFFAILGAVITLVIPLIVRYITNEVVYFNHHKAMQTILVLGAVMIGLVIVEFGCNYFIAYYGHIMGAYMEADMRSDIFGHYQKLTFAFYDNQKVGALLSRITSDLFDITELLHHGPEDVVISIIKLVGAFVILININAPLTIVAFVFVPVMALFAWYYNRKMKRAFKRNREKIADINSQIEDSLSGIRVVKSFANEEIEMKKFNQGNKNFVNAKKVSYRYMAGYNSGLSALTTLVTVAVLLAGVSFLTSGTIIVTDLVTFLLYINNFVEPVKKLMNFTEMFQNGYSGFERFQEIMAIAPDIKDEKDAIAVDHLKGDITFENVSFYYEESAEKVLNNIQLKVDAGDYMALVGPSGVGKTTLCSLIPRFYDVSEGSIQIDGMDIRHIKLADLRNNIGIVQQDVYLFAGTIMDNIRYGNPNATDEEVIRAAKRANAHEFIMSFPEGYDTDIGQRGVKLSGGQKQRLSIARVFLKNPPILIFDEATSALDNESEQVVQKSLEELAKDRTTFVIAHRLSTIRNAKRILVLTENGIEEEGTHEELMSKKGVYESLYKMQFRS from the coding sequence ATGAGAGAAAAATTAAAAAAATTATTTTCATATTATAAACCGTATCGGGTTTTGTTTTACAGTGATATGTTTTTTGCAATTTTGGGAGCAGTTATCACGTTAGTGATTCCGCTGATCGTGCGCTATATCACGAATGAGGTGGTTTATTTTAATCACCATAAAGCGATGCAGACAATTCTCGTATTAGGTGCGGTGATGATCGGACTCGTTATCGTCGAGTTTGGCTGCAATTATTTTATTGCATATTATGGGCATATTATGGGGGCTTATATGGAAGCAGATATGCGCAGTGACATCTTTGGGCATTATCAGAAACTGACATTTGCTTTTTATGACAATCAGAAGGTTGGGGCATTATTGTCGCGTATTACGAGTGATTTATTTGATATTACGGAGCTTTTGCATCATGGGCCGGAGGACGTGGTCATCTCGATCATAAAACTGGTCGGTGCATTTGTGATTTTGATCAATATCAATGCACCGCTTACAATTGTTGCGTTTGTGTTCGTGCCGGTGATGGCTCTGTTTGCATGGTACTATAATCGAAAGATGAAACGTGCATTTAAGCGCAACCGCGAGAAAATCGCGGATATCAACAGCCAGATTGAGGACAGTCTTTCCGGTATCCGTGTGGTAAAGTCGTTTGCAAACGAAGAGATTGAGATGAAGAAATTCAATCAGGGAAATAAGAATTTTGTGAATGCAAAAAAAGTAAGCTACCGGTATATGGCAGGATATAATTCGGGATTAAGTGCATTGACAACGCTTGTGACTGTTGCAGTGCTTTTGGCTGGAGTAAGCTTTTTGACATCGGGTACGATCATCGTGACAGATTTGGTTACATTTTTGCTGTATATCAATAATTTCGTAGAACCTGTAAAAAAACTGATGAACTTTACAGAGATGTTCCAAAATGGATATTCTGGATTTGAGCGATTTCAGGAAATTATGGCAATTGCACCGGATATCAAAGATGAAAAGGATGCGATAGCTGTAGATCATCTAAAGGGAGATATTACATTTGAAAACGTTTCTTTCTACTATGAAGAAAGTGCAGAGAAAGTATTAAATAATATTCAGTTAAAAGTAGATGCGGGAGATTATATGGCATTAGTGGGACCGTCAGGAGTCGGCAAGACAACGCTTTGCAGTTTGATACCGAGATTTTATGATGTGTCTGAGGGAAGCATTCAGATTGATGGAATGGATATCAGGCATATAAAATTGGCGGATTTGCGAAACAATATCGGAATTGTACAGCAGGATGTGTATCTGTTTGCAGGAACGATCATGGACAATATCCGCTATGGCAATCCAAATGCGACAGACGAGGAAGTTATTCGCGCGGCAAAGCGGGCAAATGCACATGAATTTATCATGAGTTTTCCGGAAGGATATGATACCGATATCGGACAGCGCGGAGTGAAATTGTCAGGAGGGCAGAAACAGAGACTTTCGATTGCCCGTGTGTTCTTGAAGAATCCACCGATTCTTATTTTTGATGAGGCGACATCGGCGCTTGACAATGAGAGTGAACAGGTAGTACAAAAGTCGTTAGAAGAACTTGCAAAAGACCGGACGACGTTTGTGATTGCACACCGTCTGTCAACAATTCGCAATGCAAAGCGGATTCTTGTGCTGACAGAAAATGGAATTGAAGAAGAAGGAACACATGAAGAATTGATGTCAAAAAAAGGTGTATATGAATCACTTTACAAAATGCAGTTCCGTTCTTAG